One window from the genome of Pseudomonas sp. L5B5 encodes:
- a CDS encoding class I SAM-dependent methyltransferase, with translation MLKNILHRFSGQTAPIPASQDEETEEQRKARTAEHWSQNQAGSDPFSADVYWRAVPAIQRRHQQKATAGSGHDYWVSYCLATFLGDRLPVARMLSVGCGTGDLERDLFNLKAFEHCDALDIAPGALETARAQAAALGAGSIDYQLLDVEHVTLPSAHYDAVWFNGSMHHIRELESVCANVRQALKADGWLFLNEYVGANHFAFDQTQCAAISHAFALIPPTLRYSFVQGSYGQVQHQVPLPDPLEVVKVDPSEAVRSQDILQVVQEYFDIRAFNACGGTLLQFLLHGIAGNFKDDDPQAMRVLQMLFDIEDGLIESGTLDSDFVIIAATPKPSETAR, from the coding sequence GTGCTGAAAAATATCCTCCACAGATTCAGTGGCCAGACTGCCCCCATCCCTGCGTCCCAGGACGAGGAGACCGAAGAGCAGCGCAAGGCCAGGACCGCCGAACACTGGTCGCAGAACCAGGCCGGCTCGGACCCATTTTCCGCAGATGTGTACTGGCGAGCAGTGCCGGCAATACAACGGCGCCACCAGCAGAAGGCCACGGCGGGCAGCGGCCATGACTATTGGGTGTCCTACTGCCTGGCGACCTTTCTCGGTGATCGGTTGCCGGTGGCCCGCATGCTCAGTGTCGGCTGCGGCACCGGGGATCTGGAGCGCGACCTGTTCAACCTCAAGGCGTTCGAGCATTGCGATGCCCTGGACATCGCTCCCGGGGCCCTGGAGACCGCCCGGGCACAGGCGGCGGCCCTGGGTGCCGGGAGCATCGATTACCAGTTGCTCGACGTCGAACACGTGACCCTGCCCAGCGCTCATTACGACGCAGTCTGGTTCAACGGCTCGATGCACCATATCCGCGAGCTGGAGAGCGTCTGCGCCAATGTCCGGCAAGCGTTGAAAGCCGACGGCTGGCTGTTTCTCAATGAGTACGTGGGCGCCAACCACTTCGCTTTTGACCAGACCCAGTGCGCGGCCATCAGCCATGCCTTTGCCCTGATTCCACCGACCCTGCGCTACTCCTTCGTCCAGGGCTCCTATGGCCAGGTCCAGCACCAGGTACCGCTGCCCGACCCGCTGGAAGTGGTGAAGGTCGACCCCTCGGAAGCCGTGCGCTCCCAGGACATCCTCCAGGTGGTCCAGGAGTACTTCGACATCCGCGCCTTCAATGCGTGTGGCGGCACGCTGCTGCAATTCCTGCTGCACGGCATTGCCGGCAACTTCAAGGATGACGACCCGCAGGCCATGCGGGTCTTGCAAATGCTCTTCGACATCGAGGATGGGCTGATCGAGTCGGGCACGTTGGACAGCGATTTCGTGATCATCGCCGCCACC